The genomic stretch CAGCATTACTTGTGTGAAAGATTGGTACAAACCAGTATAAGAACTGATAACAAACACACTTGATCAAATGTGCAACTCATTATAAATACGCAAACATATACAACTGTTAAAACTGCTGATTGTAAAGAACACTACAGTGATTCAATAGAGGTGCTACAATGCTATTAAAatatgctatttaaaaaaatacttttaaaaggtTTAGAATACTTTGGCCTTGAAATGATGAGTAATTCAAGTTCTTAAAGGCTTAgttttttgtgttatgttccttGGCTAGCTTCAATCTGTTGAATTATTCGGCTCACAACATGCATCTAATGATTACTAATATGGGACACATGACGATGGAATCATCTTGAAACAGTCCAATGTTAAGGGAGTTTTATTATGAAGTGTACTGTAGAACAAACACTAAAGTGCTACCAAGCAACTTCAAAAAGGCAATATTATTGGAGCCTAGTTATCCAACCTTGTGTGGCAGAAACTGGAGTGGTTTAGATATAACCTTGAAGATGAACTCACAAGACTCAACTTTTCAGAATATTTTATATTCTGAATATGAtccatatatgtatatatatatatatatattcattaaatttttttccCAGGATAAGTTGATGCATTTTCACAAAATGCTAATTTGTTAGCTAAAACAGAGCTAGCTTCAGCCTAACACATGGATCTACAGAGGGAAAGCTATGTCCTTCACCTTGATTGACACATTATAAATATTGAACAGGATGTTCAGGGAATGTTTCTTTGTCACGTCAGGGTTCAGCCTGACATGACCCCCAAAAAGTGGGATGAAACTGGTTTCTTTGCTTTAACCTGGTTAAAACAGTCGAAACGcaattatatatttgttatACAGCTGAAATTCTGCATGGCTAAACACCAAATTTCAGCATACATTcacttgtttaaaaaataattttaaaaaagaatgagCCTTTTGAACATTCCTGTGGAAATATATCCATTAAGAACTTAATTTAATTCTCCGTAATTAATATATATCCATCGTATCTGTCCAGAAAGAtagagtgttttgtgtttgttgtgttaaAGCCAGATAAAAATATGGTGATTACTGTCAATCATTTACTTGACCACCATGTTCATGCAAAAGAACTTATAAAATTGCCTATGAACGCAACATTTAACTCCGGGAGTCCCCATAAACCCCTTGCTGTCAGTCACAACACATGGATCCCAAATGCCTTTACAAGATCAGTCTCAACActgttaaataattaagagatAAGTTTctttgtgagtgtatataaaatgtgtcattgtaaGTTCCTATATGATCTCTTCTATAATGCAACAGGTGTTTAGAAATGCACTCTTGTGATGGGTGTTCACACTGTGAGAATGTGAATACATGGGCCACTCCGGTATAGGTACTGTGCGTTGTGCTACATCTTAAAGACTGGAGACAAATGTTTGCGTCACGAGAGCCACTTTAACAGTCTGTTCTTCTGTTAATGGTTTCTTTTGACTGGATGTCAGGAGCAACAATCGCAGTCGTCACCAGCGGGAACATTGTATTGTTTAAGCTGCACTCTGTGCTTAGTAACGCTATTCCCCTAACAGCCATTTTGGATGATACATCCTCGTGACTGAAGACACCAGATAGGGCTTGGGATAAGAGTAATGGTTCCCCTATTCTCTCACCTGATTTCCTCATACAGAGTAGTTTCCCAGACTTAAAACCAAAACAGGTtgaggctgttttttttgtagtttgtttCTCGAAAATACAAAACAAGGAAATGTTTCACTTTCCGTATTAAACCCTGAATAAAACCAAATCTCCCAATttaaaaaagccaaaaaagaaaaaaaacaagtaataaaaaaacccaataaATTAAGCTTCTTtcttaaaaaacaaaagaaaaacaacctgCTGTCACTGGGTTCCTCCGACCCCGTGCAGTCACTGTTTATGCTGCCCCCGGGCGAAGTGGCAGGCGAAGTCGTACTTGTTCCTGCACTTGCAGCCGCAGATATTGCACTGGAAGGGGTTCTCATAGCCGTGGCAGCCCATGTGGATGGTGTAGAGGATGTTGTCGGCGAAGTAGGTGTCGCAGTGCTGGCAGCTGTGCAGCAGCTGGGGGTCcccgggggccggggcgggggcaggCGTGCTGGGCTGGCTGTTGCTGATGCTGGGCGTGCTGGTTCGGCCGCTGTGCTCGCTGCTGGGCCCTGCCGCCGGGCTGTAGGCCCTGTGCCCCGGGGGCCGGGGCTccggagaggtgggggtggaggtctGGGGCCCTCCCCCGGACGTGGACGCCGGGGCCCCGGGCGGAGGCTGGAGGAGGAAGGGCTTCTCGTCCTGGCACGACATCCCGTCGGGGGACGCGGGCGTCTGCGCCTCGGAGGGGAGGCTGGCCAGCTGCCCGGCCAGGGTGGACAGCTGGTTGAGCGGGTTGTCGGCCAGCATGTCGTGGCCATCCCTGGAGCCCTTGCCCATGCCCTCGTAGGCCTCCGGGTGCAGGTGAGGCAGCTCGTGAGAGAAGTCGTTCAGGTAGTCGGGCTTCTGCACCACCATGGAAGGCGGGCTGAAGTTGATGAGGAGCCTCCGGCCGAAGCCCAGCGAGCCGGTCTTTTTCTGCAGGACGCTGAGCATCTTCTTGTTGGACAGGGCGGAGCGCGCGCCCTTCATGGGCAGCAGCTTGTGGCGGCGGCGCCGGTGGTGCGACAGGTTGCTGCGGTCGCTGCAGCGGAAGGAGCACAGCTCGCACTTGTAGGGCTTCTCGCCCGTGTGCGAGCGCATGTGCGCCTCCAGGTGGCGCTCGTACGCCGAGGCGAACGGGCACAGGTGACAACGGTGGGGCTTCTCTCCTTCCGTGGGAGAGAACGGGAAACGTTAGAATGC from Conger conger chromosome 2, fConCon1.1, whole genome shotgun sequence encodes the following:
- the LOC133121486 gene encoding zinc finger protein Pegasus-like isoform X1, producing the protein MGEKKPEPLDFVKDFQEYLTQQTHHVNMISGSVVGDKEPEVLQGGPQSEDGDEGDSVEYRPMFCLPAAGTENDQNGLDHPSVEVSLEDGAGMLVDGFERTYDGKLKCRYCNYASKGTARLIEHIRIHTGEKPHRCHLCPFASAYERHLEAHMRSHTGEKPYKCELCSFRCSDRSNLSHHRRRRHKLLPMKGARSALSNKKMLSVLQKKTGSLGFGRRLLINFSPPSMVVQKPDYLNDFSHELPHLHPEAYEGMGKGSRDGHDMLADNPLNQLSTLAGQLASLPSEAQTPASPDGMSCQDEKPFLLQPPPGAPASTSGGGPQTSTPTSPEPRPPGHRAYSPAAGPSSEHSGRTSTPSISNSQPSTPAPAPAPGDPQLLHSCQHCDTYFADNILYTIHMGCHGYENPFQCNICGCKCRNKYDFACHFARGQHKQ
- the LOC133121486 gene encoding zinc finger protein Pegasus-like isoform X2 — protein: MGEKKPEPLDFVKDFQEYLTQQTHHVNMISGSVVGDKEPEVLQGAGTENDQNGLDHPSVEVSLEDGAGMLVDGFERTYDGKLKCRYCNYASKGTARLIEHIRIHTGEKPHRCHLCPFASAYERHLEAHMRSHTGEKPYKCELCSFRCSDRSNLSHHRRRRHKLLPMKGARSALSNKKMLSVLQKKTGSLGFGRRLLINFSPPSMVVQKPDYLNDFSHELPHLHPEAYEGMGKGSRDGHDMLADNPLNQLSTLAGQLASLPSEAQTPASPDGMSCQDEKPFLLQPPPGAPASTSGGGPQTSTPTSPEPRPPGHRAYSPAAGPSSEHSGRTSTPSISNSQPSTPAPAPAPGDPQLLHSCQHCDTYFADNILYTIHMGCHGYENPFQCNICGCKCRNKYDFACHFARGQHKQ